TTTAGGAAAAATATACAgagatttaaatatgttaaaatatgtttaaagataaaaaaaatgaaaggatgtTCTTTTAAGGCAAAGATGTTCCCCATTCTCCACAATGTTATTGGTGAATGAAAGACTAAATGATTGAATGAATGCCTTTCAAGTGGAAAAGAACAAAGGACAGAAAAAAGGAGAAAGTATTAAAAGTTCATTTAAATCTAAAGTTTTATCTTGCAACATGGTGCCAGAATACATGTGCACATGTCAAAATAACATACAATTAATctgctttgttcttttgttttcattgttaatGTGACATCTTTATTTGGGACAggtataaattattatttttattgtttctatgcCTCTTTATTAAAAAAGGGTAAAGGctctaaataaaatgtgacaGTTGAAAGCAGATTTAGGATTTTATTCTACCGCTTGTATTTTAGTAAACAACCACTAGAGGTCGCTGTTTACAGTCTTCATCTGCACTGATCTCAGGTTGATTTCTCTGTGCTTGGATTTGTTCTTTTATCCttcttccttttatttttcactgtaAAACCTACTGGTGATAGTTACAggtaatgtaaaatattatggAAACCTACCAAACGGACTGCAGCGGGTGAATAAGAACAGAACGTGACAAATCTAgcccaaatataaaaaaatactagCTGCATCATTTATATTCTTAAAAAATACTTGTATGTAATATAATGCCTCGCAGAAAATATTTACCCCCGTTGgaccttttcacatttctcttgtttttacCACAAaaattctatgtattttattgggattttatgtgacagaccaacgcAAGGTGATGTGTGATTGCAGAGAAATCCCGTTTGTTTTGTGTATGGGACATAAATGGAGATCAGCTATGTTGtaatgaaaaatgtgaaatatttctttgaaaCATCACTATTTTGCTCTACTATGTGTtgctttatcacataaaatacagtgaagctTGTGGTCACAAGCCGAAAGTGCATAGTAATACATTAAAACGATTCCCAAACAGAAACAATCTGTTTACATTCCTTTATTTGAAACCGTTGCAGAAAGACTTGCAGTTTTTAACTCTGAATACAGATTAAAATAGATTCTGAAATTGCTTTATAAGTGCAAACAAGTACATTTCTCTACTGAAAAATACTACCCTTCCTAATATGCACAGGGAATGTGGTGGCTGGATGGGAAAGCCATCGATGGAATGTCTGAAGTGTACCAGCATGAATGCGAAGCTACACTGTTTGTACAGAAAGAAGGTTTCCATGCACACCGTTTGGTTTACAAGGCTACTGTGcaaaaaaatgttgcattttaagACTTATTAGCATTTTGTAAGTATGATACTGAAATGACTAAGATGATGGCAGCTGGATGCTCCAGATGAGGTTGATCTGTTTTCAGGCACTGCAAAGGCTAATTTATACATTCCCAAATCAGGTAATGGTCTACTGTAACATTCAATGTATTTCAAGGTATTTCCTGCTCCAATAAATAATTTGGCACCAATGAGATGTAGAACAGAATGTGATCGAAAGATAGAAGTCCAGTCTATTCTATCTAGTCTGTTTCAGTAGCTAGCAGGCCAAATCAAACTACATGTAAAGTACAGTGTTACCCTAAAGCTCTTATTTTCTGTGCTGAGgctttatattttattgcatcgACACTCTGTGCAGACAACTGGGACAATTTAAATCCAACATGCATGTAACTGCATGAATAAATACCCCTGAATCCCTCCGATATCTAATAATCAACATATATTGTGAAGATTTCTGATAAAAGTGACCGATGACACATTACAGGAAAAGAAAgggtaaaaaaagaagaagaaaaaagctggttattaaaataataaaacaggcaaagaataataaaaggaaAGCATTTTCATGTCCTTCCACAGCTGAACTACAGTACgttgaaaaatctaaaatcataAATTAATGTATAAAAACAGAATGGAGCCTTCTTCTGTGAAAGTGGCTTCAACATGTTTGTCTCGGGTTCTTGTCCTCCCCATCGGAATAAAAGTAGAGAAAGATTTTTCCAAtatgcagcagcagcaaagcGCGTGGAAGTTACTGATGCATTTATCTCCTCCGAGCACAAGCAGAGCAGAAGGGCGGGATGAAGCTTTTGAGAGAAAATGCTTTCGCTGGACGACGGCTCAGCTCAGGGAAcgctgccagatccgagcacaTCGCTCTCTGCGGACATAGACTTGAGCAGCTCCTCCACCCAGCGGACCTCAGAGGCCACCTGCTCGGCCAGCGACTCGTAGCGGTTTTCCAGTCGTCCGAACTTGCGCTTGAGGTTGTTGGCAGACTGCATGGTGAGCCGGGCGTCCTCCTGGCACTTCCTTCGCTGGGTCTGCGTGCGCTGAAGCTCCTGTCGGATGTGGCTCAGGTCGGCGGATATGCTCTGGTTCTCCTCCTTGTACCAGCCCTCTTTCTCCTCATAGATGGACAGCAGTGCTGCTACATCCTCTTGGCATGAGCGCTGATTGCGCTCCAGCTCCTTCAGGCCCTCTTCAGCTGCAGCAATCTCCTCAAGCACCTGGGAGAAGCGCTCGAAGTTCACGTAAGTGTTGTTCGGAGGCATGCTGGAGTGGGACTTGATGGTGTACTCCTTCAGCCGAGTGGTCTTCAGGCGCCGACGCTCCGTTTTGTGATCCCTGTCCTCCTGGCGCACGTTGCGCCTTTTAatcacctggagaagaaaaaacaaagatcaGAAATCGAGAGCACAGCCCATCAATGATGGCAGTGACAGAAAGCAGGGGTCCTTCACATTTTTAGGCCAGAATTCCAGGCTTTTCAAGACTCAAAACAGATGAAAGGAACTGATGGATGATGGGCAGAGGAACAGACAAATCGAAGGCTGGGctgacagacggatggatgtattaagacaataataatccaaacaatttttgtttgattttcataATTAATCCTGACTTGGAAAACATTTCATGAGTTTTCCAGCTTGTGGGGAAACCCTGAGATAAGGTCCCTGGACTTTAAATGAGACTCTGAAACATCCCGTAAACACTGGGCCTCTGGTAACCAGAACAAGGAAATTAATAGAACTTTTTCCTTTATATGCTGCATCTGTCCACCTGAGAACAAACCTTTAAGGAATTACAATAAAGCAAAAGCATAAACGTTATTTTCAAACGGTACGAAGCCTAAACTTGCCTGAAAAACTAAGATCAAACAAGTCTGTACATATGAGCAATACCTTAGGGATTAAGGACCATGTCTGTTAATGAGGAAGGTGAAATAAATACCCACCTTAATCCAGGGATGCTCAAGACTGTCATCAATTGTCATCCTCTTcctacaaaaacagaaatcacaCATCAAGTTGATGAAGACGCATTTGCTTAACTTAACATGAATCCATTAGCTTCTTTACTTTGGATCTTTGACCAACAGGCGGCGTATAAAGTCCTTGGCCAGCTCGCTGGTGTTGCTGAAATACTCCTCGTCAAAGTCATAATTGACAGCAGAAATGTTGGTCAAAGTCTCCTGTTTGGTCTCGCCGAGGAAGGGTGACGCACCGCTCAGTCtaacaggaaaaagaaaggCTTTGCTGTCAGATCTAAT
This genomic interval from Girardinichthys multiradiatus isolate DD_20200921_A chromosome 6, DD_fGirMul_XY1, whole genome shotgun sequence contains the following:
- the dapk3 gene encoding death-associated protein kinase 3, whose translation is MAGFRQEDVELYYEMGEELGSGQFAIVRKCKEKSTGDEYAAKFIKKRRLSSSRRGVSREEIEREVNILREIQHSNIITLHDIFENKTDVILILELVSGGELFDFLAEKESLTEEEATQFLKQILDGVHYLHSKRIAHFDLKPENIMLLDKNVPNPRIKLIDFGIAHQIKAGNEFKNIFGTPEFVAPEIVNYEPLGLEADMWSIGVITYILLSGASPFLGETKQETLTNISAVNYDFDEEYFSNTSELAKDFIRRLLVKDPKKRMTIDDSLEHPWIKVIKRRNVRQEDRDHKTERRRLKTTRLKEYTIKSHSSMPPNNTYVNFERFSQVLEEIAAAEEGLKELERNQRSCQEDVAALLSIYEEKEGWYKEENQSISADLSHIRQELQRTQTQRRKCQEDARLTMQSANNLKRKFGRLENRYESLAEQVASEVRWVEELLKSMSAESDVLGSGSVP